A genomic region of Raphanus sativus cultivar WK10039 chromosome 6, ASM80110v3, whole genome shotgun sequence contains the following coding sequences:
- the LOC108809062 gene encoding heat stress transcription factor A-4a yields the protein MAGKINARELSSSSSPEGIPMAGRVKEYYRYPALEASHKGLVRRYFADVLYEIVDDPKTDSIVSWSQDGKSFIFWNQDKFCSDILLPKYGLTTFPTFIGRLSVTYRFRKVEESEHCEYAHDYFVRGKPELTVEIERQFKERCAPIKNIKPPEPGSREIRERRMALILAQKAARNLSIL from the exons ATGGCTGGGAAGATTAACGCAAGAgaattatcatcatcatcatcaccggaAG ggATTCCGATGGCCGGGAGGGTTAAAGAGTACTACAGGTATCCGGCCTTGGAAGCTTCTCACAAAGGACTTGTCCGCCGTTATTTTGCGGACGTGTTGTATGAGATTGTGGATGATCCTAAAACGGATTCGATCGTGTCATGGAGCCAAGACGGTAAGAGTTTCATCTTTTGGAATCAGGACAAGTTCTGCAGTGATATTCTGCTACCCAAGTATGGACTTACTACGTTTCCAACGTTCATCGGCCGGCTTAGCGTCACCTAT CGTTTCCGTAAAGTTGAGGAGTCTGAGCACTGTGAATACGCACACGACTACTTTGTGAGAGGCAAACCTGAGCTCACTGTGGAGATTGAGAGGCAGTTCAAGGAAAGGTGTGCTCCGATTAAGAACATCAAACCACCAGAACCGGGCTCTAGGGAGATAAGGGAGAGAAGGATGGCTCTCATACTGGCCCAGAAAGCTGCCAGGAATCTCTCTATCTTGTAA